From Gimesia panareensis, the proteins below share one genomic window:
- a CDS encoding YciI family protein, producing the protein MAKYLISFPSAAMNVPDSEWEEVDRDAHAVMREAKEAGVYVFGGGIDETVPPVLVSANGSFTEGGYPWAPPLNGGFTVLELPSRQEAIAWAARFAKACRCDQELRVFGFDPES; encoded by the coding sequence ATGGCAAAGTATCTGATTTCATTTCCCAGTGCTGCAATGAATGTGCCCGACAGTGAGTGGGAGGAGGTGGATCGAGACGCTCATGCCGTGATGCGCGAGGCGAAGGAAGCGGGCGTTTACGTTTTCGGCGGTGGTATTGATGAAACAGTACCGCCCGTTCTCGTTTCGGCCAATGGTTCATTCACTGAGGGAGGCTACCCGTGGGCGCCTCCCCTCAATGGTGGATTCACTGTCCTGGAGCTGCCTTCCAGACAGGAAGCCATCGCCTGGGCCGCCCGTTTCGCGAAAGCGTGTCGCTGCGATCAGGAGCTGCGCGTATTCGGGTTTGATCCAGAGTCGTGA
- a CDS encoding immunity protein YezG family protein has translation MPKCRKSSGKCGILYLGEYTRKADGVARSFTTNEQGQNAFEGIRELFENAEQPLWGRASFELNAEGKFDMKWDYDDCDEDGYAIYDEERESKEIEERHRRLKR, from the coding sequence GTGCCAAAGTGTAGGAAGTCATCTGGGAAATGCGGGATTCTATATCTCGGAGAATATACACGCAAAGCGGACGGAGTCGCCAGAAGCTTTACCACAAACGAACAGGGACAAAACGCTTTTGAAGGGATTCGGGAACTGTTTGAGAACGCAGAACAACCGCTATGGGGTAGAGCAAGTTTCGAACTAAATGCTGAGGGTAAGTTTGATATGAAGTGGGATTACGATGATTGCGATGAAGATGGGTATGCAATATACGATGAAGAGAGGGAGAGTAAAGAGATCGAGGAACGCCACAGACGACTCAAACGATGA
- a CDS encoding IS1380 family transposase, translating to MGDSQNQDLRVSFDSRLKLKFCGSQVTTDAGLLAYRELDAALGLTEMGGDVLSDSRPGRNKQHQLVPLLRQSIYSRLAGYEDVNDAERLCVDPVLRHVVGGRASQPDKQAASSSEVGRFETQILSTQRNLTALMKLSGRWINNLHRRRPLKELILDLDSSVSETYGRQQGAAYNGHFACLCYHPLFLFNQHGDLEYAMLRRGNKASAKYWRKVLLPVIERYRHLDIPKFFRGDAAFAIPALYRVLEKADYRYAIRLKANAVLEREISHLLTRPVGRPSHKPKVCYHSFQYQAKSWQRSRRVVAKVEWHAGELFPRVGFIVTNLNQHSKNVVKFYNGRGTAEQWIKEGKNAVRWTKLSCRTFKDNQARLQLFALAYNLGNFLRRLALPKPIQNWSLTTLREKLVKVGAKVTRHAKYVFFQLAEVAVPRRLFAAILDRIARLAIPPPVTHDVKRKYIK from the coding sequence ATGGGTGACAGCCAAAACCAGGATTTACGGGTCAGTTTTGACAGCCGATTGAAGCTGAAGTTCTGCGGCAGTCAGGTCACCACCGATGCGGGACTACTGGCCTATCGGGAACTGGATGCAGCGCTCGGTCTGACGGAAATGGGCGGAGATGTGCTGAGCGATTCACGCCCGGGCCGCAACAAGCAGCACCAACTCGTGCCGCTGTTGCGTCAGTCGATCTACAGCCGACTGGCAGGCTACGAAGATGTCAATGACGCTGAGCGCTTGTGTGTGGACCCGGTGCTACGCCACGTGGTTGGCGGAAGGGCGAGTCAGCCGGATAAACAAGCGGCGTCAAGCAGCGAGGTGGGCCGTTTCGAGACGCAGATACTCAGCACGCAGCGCAATCTCACGGCACTGATGAAGCTCTCCGGACGCTGGATCAACAACCTCCACCGGCGGCGACCGCTCAAAGAACTCATCCTGGATCTGGACAGCTCGGTCAGTGAGACCTACGGCCGGCAACAGGGCGCGGCCTACAACGGCCACTTTGCATGCCTCTGTTACCATCCGCTGTTTCTGTTCAACCAGCATGGTGATCTGGAGTACGCGATGCTGCGGCGTGGCAACAAGGCCAGCGCGAAATACTGGCGGAAGGTGCTACTGCCGGTGATCGAACGGTATCGGCATTTGGACATTCCGAAGTTCTTCCGCGGCGATGCGGCGTTCGCCATTCCAGCGCTGTATCGTGTGCTGGAGAAAGCAGACTATCGTTACGCCATTCGCCTCAAAGCCAACGCCGTATTGGAGCGGGAAATCTCGCATTTGCTCACCCGTCCGGTCGGACGGCCTTCCCACAAGCCCAAGGTCTGTTATCACAGCTTCCAATATCAAGCAAAATCATGGCAGCGATCGCGTCGCGTGGTGGCCAAAGTTGAGTGGCACGCAGGCGAACTGTTCCCGCGTGTTGGATTCATCGTGACCAACTTGAACCAGCACTCGAAGAACGTCGTGAAGTTCTACAACGGTCGGGGCACCGCCGAGCAGTGGATCAAGGAAGGCAAGAACGCCGTCAGATGGACGAAGCTCTCCTGCCGGACGTTCAAAGACAACCAAGCTCGGTTGCAACTGTTCGCCTTAGCTTATAACCTCGGCAATTTCCTGCGGCGGCTGGCCTTGCCCAAGCCTATACAGAACTGGTCGCTGACGACGCTGCGGGAGAAGCTGGTCAAGGTTGGGGCCAAGGTAACCCGGCATGCCAAGTACGTATTCTTTCAACTGGCCGAAGTGGCTGTGCCACGGAGATTGTTCGCCGCAATTCTTGATCGGATTGCACGACTGGCAATTCCGCCGCCGGTCACGCATGACGTGAAGCGGAAGTATATCAAATAG